From one Colletotrichum destructivum chromosome 3, complete sequence genomic stretch:
- a CDS encoding Putative gamma-tubulin complex component protein translates to MSKEDESVNVFAIPNFLQRSKWLEDQLPQADAGFFALNLIEQESSFLTNVSDPKPSELFTLPVIDPVPEQETTAANTPKTTCKEPLDDEESDEDYYWPIVDKPVRSKPEYKTWENFESRSACSTKPLFITEAGPGAFDALAALEEDPLRLGSAGFTVVDAGLYCSALMALALGRESVFFSWQDEIESLKPTLPQIRIPAYSGKAIQEVQRSCLKCGNTYRRLRKFVDTTYLKNPTPCRVALASAVDKALLVVQSSIALNHQHPRSILQVQSLVTHIYTILRQFESLVSNIRRGHLDEDVFVIVFQQAQSAEYAETHLRDMMREVLRRVSNPWIELVEEWIGTRREVGVPLGKHEVGRRKGFIKVESEAYIDDFGDEVDEVDYRLDKQRIPSFMPEDIVKSLFEVGRNLRFIRSTHPKHPLAQANVVSSSKPPTLEWLFDWDSIVHLENRVRSYERGLREVVKTYFTEESAESKEVPAWLMSDSPVYQLQLFGLDENELQSKLVASIHDFAQPIADSTSEDQLGIIIRDRLSDVTTEAANAGTDFTPHWSLLPVLSFGSIISAQSRVVGRESLRLLFTSHNLREHLKLQKEFHLLGNGFFCSRLSHALFDPDLETAERQAGVARQGGVMGLRLSGRDTWPPASSELRLALMGVLTESYEGPVQESLKPRDGEKNELPGDLSFGVRNLSSEEVDKCMDQDGLEALDFLRLSYKPPVALGAIITPIVLVQYDRIFRLLLRALRMQYTVNRLFRDVTARESGWHDVEAVSVRFCFEARHFVSSLNSYIFDTGIEMPWQSFESLLDRLESGLGSEDQETLSGSVLSPDRLREHHSQTLDRIMLALLLRKRQQPVLKLLDEIFRVILSFAKYSRVRADGRRARSKDDSTARGLYKTFRRNVEVFLTVCKGLSEKGDYGPRKDAVSRTEDSGRVDSLDDNPIAQLILKLDMSGYYSKV, encoded by the exons ATGTCCAAAGAAGATGAGTCGGTCAATGTCTTCGCGATTCCCAACTTCTTGCAGCGGTCCAAATGGCTGGAAGACCAACTGCCCCAAGCCGATGCTGGCTTCTTTGCGCTCAATTTAATAG AACAAGAATCGTCATTTCTTACCAATGTATCTGACCCGAAACCCAGCGAACTCTTCACGCTTCCCGTGATAGACCCTGTGCCTGAGCAGGAGACAACCGCCGCAAATACCCCAAAAACAACTTGTAAAGAACctctggacgacgaggaaagCGATGAGGACTACTATTGGCCGATAGTCGACAAACCTGTAAGAAGTAAACCAGAATACAAGACGTGGGAAAACTTTGAGTCACGCAGCGCTTGTTCGACGAAGCCCCTGTTCATAACAGAAGCTGGCCCAGGTGCATTTGATGCCTTGGCAGCGCTTGAGGAAGATCCTTTACGTCTTGGAAGCGCTGGTTTTACCGTGGTAGATGCGGGTCTCTACTGCAGTGCACTGATGGCCCTGGCTCTTGGCCGAGAATCGGTCTTCTTTTCCTGGCAAGACGAAATCGAGTCTCTCAAGCCGACTTTGCCGCAGATCAGAATTCCCGCTTACTCCGGCAAGGCTATCCAAGAGGTTCAGCGTTCCTGCTTAAAGTGTGGGAACACATACCGCCGACTGCGCAAGTTTGTCGACACTACGTATTTGAAGAATCCGACGCCTTGTCGCGTTGCTCTGGCGAGTGCTGTGGACAAGGCCCTCTTGGTCGTTCAGAGCAGCATTGCCCTGAACCACCAACACCCGCGGTCGATTCTTCAGGTCCAATCTCTTGTCACCCATATATACACCATTCTCCGCCAGTTCGAGTCTCTGGTGTCAAACATACGGCGAGGTCATCTGGACGAAGATGTGTTCGTCATCGTGTTTCAGCAAGCTCAGTCTGCCGAGTATGCCGAAACTCATCTCAGAGATATGATGCGGGAAGTTCTTCGCCGGGTGTCAAACCCTTGGATTGAACTGGTCGAAGAGTGGATTGGCACCCGACGCGAAGTTGGCGTGCCTCTGGGCAAGCACGAGGTGGGCAGGCGGAAAGGCTTCATCAAAGTTGAGTCCGAGGCCTACATCGACGActtcggcgacgaggtaGACGAAGTCGACTACCGCTTGGATAAACAGCGGATACCCAGCTTCATGCCGGAAGACATAGTGAAATCTCTCTTCGAGGTTGGACGAAACCTTCGTTTCATCAGGTCGACACACCCAAAGCATCCCTTGGCGCAAGCCAATGTTGTCTCGTCAAGCAAACCTCCTACGCTAGAGTGGCTATTCGACTGGGACTCCATCGTACACTTGGAAAACAGAGTTCGTTCGTATGAACGAGGCTTGCGAGAAGTCGTCAAAACCTATTTCACAGAAGAATCGGCAGAATCCAAGGAGGTACCGGCTTGGCTGATGAGTGATTCGCCAGTATACCAATTACAACTATTCGGTCTGGATGAGAACGAGTTGCAAAGCAAATTGGTGGCATCCATCCACGACTTTGCACAGCCGATCGCCGACTCCACATCAGAGGACCAGCTGGGAATCATCATCAGGGATCGCCTATCCGATGTTACAACCGAAGCCGCGAACGCTGGCACTGATTTCACACCGCACTGGTCACTCCTTCCAGTCCTCTCATTTGGATCGATCATATCTGCACAATCCCGAGTTGTCGGCAGGGAAAGCCTAAGGCTGCTCTTCACGTCCCACAATCTGCGCGAACATTTGAAGCTGCAGAAAGAGTTCCACTTGCTAGGCAATGGCTTCTTTTGCAGTCGCCTATCCCATGCTCTGTTCGACCCCGATCTCGAGACAGCGGAGAGGCAGGCCGGTGTTGCTCGCCAAGGCGGAGTCATGGGGCTGCGGTTGAGCGGCAGAGACACTTGGCCACCAGCCAGTTCGGAACTGCGCCTAGCACTGATGGGAGTTTTGACGGAGAGCTATGAAGGACCTGTTCAAGAAAGTCTCAAACCCCGAGACGGCGAAAAGAATGAGCTTCCGGGCGATCTGAGTTTTGGCGTTCGAAATTTGTCTAGCGAAGAGGTCGACAAGTGTATGGACCAAGACGGACTAGAAGCGCTTGACTTCCTTCGGCTGTCGTACAAGCCCCCGGTCGCACTCGGGGCCATTATCACGCCTATTGTGTTGGTGCAATATGACCGGATTTtccggctgctgctccgGGCACTCCGGATGCAATACACCGTCAACCGCCTCTTCCGCGATGTCACGGCTAGGGAGTCTGGTTGGCACGATGTCGAAGCCGTATCGGTCCGCTTCTGCTTTGAAGCTCGTCATTTTGTCTCCAGCCTGAACTCCTACATCTTTGACACCGGTATCGAGATGCCGTGGCAGTCGTTTGAGAGTCTGCTTGACAGGCTTGAATCTGGTCTTGGAAGCGAGGACCAAGAGACGTTATCTGGGTCGGTTCTCAGCCCCGACCGTCTGCGAGAACATCATTCCCAAACACTTGATCGGATCATGCTAGCACTGCTTCTGCGGAAACGACAACAGCCTGTACtcaagctgctcgacgagatcTTCCGAGTAATATTGAGCTTTGCCAAATACTCCAGAGTCCGCGCCGATGGGCGAAGGGCTCGCAGCAAGGATGATTCAACAGCGAGAGGCCTCTACAAAACCTTTAGGCGGAATGTTGAGGTGTTCTTGACAGTTTGCAAAGGGCTGAGTGAGAAGGGAGACTATGGACCGAGGAAAGATGCGGTGAGCCGGACTGAAGACTCTGGGAGGGTTGACTCGCTGGACGACAACCCCATTGCCCAGCTCATCCTGAAGCTTGACATGTCTGGCTA